The uncultured Desulfobulbus sp. genome window below encodes:
- a CDS encoding IS1380 family transposase, producing the protein MKRFILEQSSEEFYTSHSGLALVGACINRHSDLSRQVGRLAKGGNCIAEIDVLRSYLGLLCLGKSDYQAIASMREDDYFKQALGIGRIPSVERLRQRLDESGTCLVPTINSCSRTMLKRLEAPISGYRSGLIPMDVDVFPQNNSKTKKEGVSRTYKNYDGYAPMAAYLGKEGWCLEVELRPGSQHSQNGFVDFINRVISSARELTREPLLVRADSGNDALDTMVALEDAENTHYIVKWNPRQSDPIAWRDKVFAQGEVKTPRKGKRVCTILVEEQKAVKGTSYTLKRIVRVTERTIDKAGQFLLNPDITLEGWWTDLTVAAEDVIELYRQHATSEQFHSEFKTDLDLERLPSGKFATNALVMTLGAFAYNILRFIGQAGLIAPFGPVRHSAKRRRLRTVIQELMYLAARLICTGRRLKLRFSRHCPAFTAFSFVHDRLAAVV; encoded by the coding sequence ATGAAGCGATTTATCCTCGAGCAAAGCAGCGAAGAATTTTACACCAGTCACTCCGGGCTCGCTCTGGTCGGTGCCTGCATCAACCGGCACAGCGACCTCAGTCGGCAAGTTGGCCGTCTAGCCAAAGGGGGTAATTGCATTGCCGAGATCGATGTGCTTCGCAGCTATCTTGGCCTACTTTGCCTGGGGAAGAGTGACTATCAGGCCATCGCCTCAATGCGAGAGGACGACTATTTCAAGCAAGCCCTTGGTATAGGCCGTATTCCTTCGGTCGAGCGGTTGCGGCAGCGTCTCGATGAGTCCGGGACTTGTCTTGTTCCGACAATTAATAGTTGCTCACGAACCATGCTCAAGCGCCTTGAAGCCCCGATTTCTGGTTACCGGAGCGGTCTCATCCCCATGGATGTAGATGTTTTCCCTCAGAATAATTCCAAGACCAAGAAAGAAGGCGTGAGCCGTACCTACAAAAACTACGATGGCTATGCTCCCATGGCAGCCTATCTAGGTAAAGAGGGGTGGTGCCTGGAAGTGGAACTGCGACCTGGCAGCCAGCATAGCCAAAATGGATTTGTTGATTTCATTAATCGCGTGATTTCCTCTGCTCGCGAGCTCACCAGAGAACCACTGCTCGTTCGTGCAGATTCAGGCAACGATGCCCTCGATACCATGGTCGCCCTGGAGGACGCCGAAAATACACATTACATCGTTAAATGGAACCCCAGACAGAGCGACCCTATAGCCTGGCGCGACAAGGTGTTTGCCCAAGGGGAAGTAAAGACACCCAGAAAAGGAAAACGTGTTTGCACCATTCTCGTGGAGGAGCAGAAAGCAGTCAAAGGTACCTCCTACACTTTAAAGCGTATCGTTCGTGTAACTGAACGGACCATCGATAAAGCGGGTCAGTTTCTCCTCAATCCTGATATTACCCTTGAGGGGTGGTGGACCGACCTTACGGTAGCCGCTGAAGATGTAATTGAGCTTTATCGCCAGCATGCCACCTCGGAGCAATTCCATAGCGAGTTCAAAACCGATTTGGATCTCGAACGGCTCCCGAGCGGCAAGTTTGCTACCAACGCGCTGGTCATGACGTTAGGCGCTTTTGCTTACAACATTCTTCGCTTTATCGGACAAGCGGGCCTGATCGCACCTTTCGGACCGGTGCGGCATTCAGCAAAACGAAGAAGACTGCGTACCGTAATTCAGGAATTGATGTACCTGGCAGCACGACTGATCTGCACCGGCAGGCGATTAAAATTACGTTTCAGCCGACATTGCCCTGCTTTCACCGCCTTCAGCTTTGTGCATGATCGTTTGGCTGCGGTTGTTTAG
- a CDS encoding branched-chain amino acid ABC transporter permease: MEEFFQQLTNGLAVGGIYALIALGYTMVYGVLKLINFAHGDLFTIGAYLGLTLLLSLGLFDKIGALASVLVLVVMVMVLVAIIGALLERVAYKPLRQSHRLTAVVSALGASIFFQNAVMAIYGPNLLVYPHDLLPRIAVNIFGVDIPLMRIIMFLASVVLMAALYFFIQKTKIGTAIRAVAIDQGAARLMGINVDRVIMLVFCIGPALGGSAGLMVGLYYGQINFNMGWMYGLKAFTAAILGGIGNIPGAMVGGLLLGVIEALGAAYISIAWKDAISFCVLILILIARPTGLLGERVAEKV, from the coding sequence ATGGAAGAATTTTTTCAACAGCTGACCAACGGACTTGCCGTCGGCGGCATCTACGCCCTCATAGCCCTGGGATACACCATGGTCTACGGGGTTTTGAAACTGATCAATTTTGCCCATGGCGACCTGTTTACCATTGGTGCCTACCTTGGCCTGACCCTGCTCTTGTCTCTGGGACTCTTTGATAAGATAGGAGCCCTGGCGTCAGTACTGGTGCTGGTGGTCATGGTCATGGTTCTGGTTGCGATCATTGGTGCCCTGCTTGAACGGGTGGCCTATAAACCCTTGCGGCAGTCCCACCGCCTCACCGCGGTGGTTTCGGCCTTGGGAGCCTCGATCTTTTTCCAAAACGCGGTCATGGCCATTTACGGTCCCAACCTGCTGGTCTACCCCCATGATCTCCTACCACGAATAGCGGTCAACATTTTTGGCGTGGATATTCCCCTGATGCGCATCATCATGTTTCTGGCCTCTGTGGTTCTGATGGCAGCGCTGTATTTTTTCATTCAGAAGACCAAAATCGGTACCGCCATCCGTGCGGTAGCCATCGATCAGGGGGCAGCCCGGTTGATGGGCATCAATGTGGACCGCGTCATTATGCTGGTGTTCTGCATTGGCCCGGCGCTCGGTGGTTCTGCAGGTCTGATGGTGGGGCTCTATTACGGACAAATCAATTTCAATATGGGCTGGATGTACGGGCTTAAGGCCTTCACCGCTGCCATTCTTGGGGGAATTGGTAATATCCCCGGTGCCATGGTCGGAGGATTGCTTCTTGGAGTGATCGAGGCCCTGGGAGCTGCTTATATCTCCATAGCCTGGAAGGATGCCATCTCCTTTTGTGTTCTTATTCTCATCCTCATTGCCCGGCCCACCGGTTTGTTAGGGGAAAGGGTGGCTGAAAAAGTATGA
- a CDS encoding branched-chain amino acid ABC transporter permease, giving the protein MKPTQILAILFAALMATCPFFLNAYWTDVMNNVGIYAILALSLNIILGHAGLFHMGHAAFYAIGAYLTAILNTQYGIPVLWLMLPAGLLAGLFALIVARPIIHLRGDYLLIVTIGIVEIVRIALINNVFDITGGANGIFGISRPMLFGFKIAKPFHFYYLIWGFAALTIFLLIRLEHSRFGRALHYIKEDEVAAGGCGINVARYKLEAFVIGAVWAGMCGTIYASKMTIIAPESFSFAESVILFTIVILGGAGSIPGVILGSFLLVGLPEVFRGLAEYRMLVFGAAMMAMMIFRNQGLLPPRPKRYDLGKLVPSGGGK; this is encoded by the coding sequence ATGAAACCAACACAGATTCTAGCAATTCTTTTTGCCGCACTCATGGCGACCTGTCCGTTTTTCCTTAACGCCTACTGGACAGACGTGATGAACAATGTGGGCATTTACGCGATCCTGGCTTTGAGCCTTAATATTATTTTGGGTCATGCGGGCCTTTTTCATATGGGGCATGCTGCCTTTTATGCAATTGGCGCCTACCTTACCGCTATTCTCAATACCCAGTATGGCATCCCGGTTCTTTGGCTCATGCTGCCAGCGGGGCTTCTCGCGGGCCTTTTTGCTCTGATTGTCGCGAGGCCCATTATTCATCTGCGTGGTGATTATCTGTTGATTGTCACCATCGGTATCGTCGAGATTGTGCGCATTGCCCTGATTAACAATGTTTTTGATATTACTGGTGGGGCAAACGGTATCTTTGGCATCAGCCGTCCCATGTTGTTTGGTTTTAAAATCGCCAAGCCCTTTCATTTTTACTATCTCATCTGGGGCTTTGCCGCTTTAACCATTTTCCTCTTGATTCGGCTGGAGCATTCGCGTTTCGGACGGGCCCTGCACTACATCAAAGAAGATGAAGTCGCTGCGGGGGGCTGCGGTATAAATGTCGCTCGCTACAAACTTGAAGCCTTTGTTATCGGTGCTGTCTGGGCAGGCATGTGTGGGACTATTTATGCCTCAAAAATGACCATCATTGCACCTGAATCCTTCTCCTTTGCCGAGTCGGTCATTCTCTTTACCATTGTAATTCTTGGTGGAGCTGGCTCCATTCCCGGAGTTATTCTTGGTTCTTTCCTGCTGGTGGGGCTTCCTGAGGTATTCCGTGGGTTAGCCGAATATCGCATGCTTGTCTTTGGTGCAGCCATGATGGCGATGATGATTTTTCGCAATCAGGGGCTTCTGCCCCCCCGGCCCAAACGGTACGACCTGGGTAAGCTTGTTCCCTCAGGAGGTGGCAAATGA
- a CDS encoding branched-chain amino acid ABC transporter substrate-binding protein, with protein sequence MKQRMYTLVWLSVMIFLLGMGTGWAKTVRIGLMCPLTGSWASEGQDMKQIVEMLVAENNKAGGINGIKVDLVVEDDGGDPRQAALAATRLTTKDIAAVIGTYGSSVTEASQNIYAESDILQIATGSTAIRLSEKGLPLFMRTCPRDDEQGMVAAKTLDTLGFKKIAILHDNTSYAKGLADEAKALLKAEGKEIVFFDALTPGERDYNAILTKLKSAAPDVLFFTGYYPEAGMLLRQKMDMGWNVPMLGGDATNNPDLVKIAGEKAAEGYMFLSPPVPGDLNTPEAKKFMTDYQAAYGKAPGSVWAVLAGDAYRVIAEAVAQTGATQSDKLAAYLKHDLKDFSGLTGKISFNEKGDRVGDLYRVYKVDATGKFVLQP encoded by the coding sequence ATGAAGCAAAGGATGTATACCCTTGTCTGGCTGAGTGTCATGATCTTTCTGCTTGGCATGGGAACAGGTTGGGCCAAGACCGTTCGTATCGGTTTGATGTGCCCCCTGACCGGTTCCTGGGCCAGTGAGGGCCAGGATATGAAACAGATCGTTGAAATGCTGGTAGCTGAGAATAACAAAGCTGGTGGCATCAATGGGATCAAAGTTGATCTGGTCGTTGAAGATGATGGCGGTGACCCACGTCAGGCAGCCCTGGCCGCAACCCGTCTGACGACCAAAGACATTGCCGCTGTTATCGGTACCTATGGTTCTTCGGTGACTGAGGCCTCACAGAATATTTACGCTGAGTCCGATATCCTTCAGATTGCCACCGGATCCACCGCCATTCGCCTCTCAGAAAAGGGCCTGCCGCTTTTTATGCGCACCTGCCCCCGCGACGACGAACAGGGCATGGTTGCTGCCAAGACCTTGGATACTTTGGGATTCAAAAAAATCGCCATTCTTCACGATAACACCTCCTATGCCAAAGGGTTGGCAGATGAGGCCAAGGCTCTGTTGAAGGCAGAGGGAAAAGAGATCGTTTTCTTTGATGCTCTGACTCCCGGTGAGCGCGATTACAATGCCATCCTCACCAAGCTGAAATCCGCGGCCCCCGATGTCCTCTTCTTTACCGGTTACTATCCAGAGGCGGGGATGCTCCTGCGTCAGAAAATGGATATGGGCTGGAACGTGCCCATGCTGGGCGGTGACGCCACCAATAACCCGGATCTGGTGAAGATCGCGGGTGAAAAGGCTGCAGAAGGCTACATGTTCCTCAGTCCTCCTGTTCCCGGGGACCTCAACACACCTGAGGCCAAAAAATTCATGACCGATTATCAGGCTGCCTACGGCAAGGCTCCGGGGTCTGTCTGGGCTGTTCTCGCCGGTGACGCCTATCGGGTTATCGCCGAGGCTGTTGCCCAGACCGGTGCTACTCAAAGCGATAAGCTGGCCGCCTATCTCAAACACGATCTCAAAGACTTCTCCGGCCTGACCGGAAAAATCTCCTTTAATGAGAAGGGCGACCGTGTTGGCGATCTCTATCGCGTCTATAAGGTTGACGCCACAGGGAAATTTGTTTTGCAGCCCTGA
- the katG gene encoding catalase/peroxidase HPI: MSNENKGKCPVMHGSHTLAGKSNTDWWPNALNLDILHQHDTKTTPLDVDFDYHEELKKLDVNALKQDIRALLATSQDWWPADHGFYGGMMARVAWHSAGSYRLQDGRGGGGTGNQRFAPLNSWPDNANTDKGRRLLWPIKKKYGNKVSWADLIMLAGTLAYEMAGLKIYGFGFGRTDIWHPEKDTYWGAEKEWLAPSDERYEAVDKPDTMENPLSAVQMGLIYVNPEGVNGKPDPQATADQVRETFARMAMNDEETVALTAGGHTIGKCHGGESADNVGPAPEDADITAQGMGWMPKEKRGIGRNVVAGGPEGAWTTDPTKWDMGFFEMLFGHEWELTVSPAGAKQWKPVDIKEEDMPTDPEDPSIRVMPMMTDADMALKVDPIYNKICQKFMADPEYFSDCFARAWFKLTHRDLGPKSCYFGPDVPAEDLVWQDPVPAGNTSYDIGYLKTLIAQSGLSVADMVSTAWDSARIFRGSDKRGGANGARIRLAPQKDWEGNEPERLQRVLSVLEPLASLVGASLADTIVLAGNVGVEMAAKAAGIPVEVPFAPGRGDATEAMTDVDSFAVMEPLADGFRNYMQKEYIPAPEEMLLDRAQLMGLTAPEMTILVGGMRVMGTNFGGSKHGVFTEREGALTNDFFVTLTDMAYIWEPKGTAEYALVDRVTGQTKYTATRVDLVFGSNSILRAYAEVYAQDDYSPKFVQNFVDAWVKVMNADRFDLRR; encoded by the coding sequence ATGAGCAACGAAAATAAAGGTAAATGCCCGGTAATGCACGGAAGCCATACTCTTGCTGGAAAATCCAATACGGATTGGTGGCCCAATGCGCTGAACTTGGACATCTTGCACCAACATGACACCAAAACAACCCCACTTGATGTAGATTTTGATTATCACGAAGAATTGAAAAAACTTGATGTCAATGCCCTGAAACAAGACATCCGAGCATTACTCGCCACCAGTCAGGATTGGTGGCCTGCTGATCATGGGTTCTATGGAGGTATGATGGCCCGTGTCGCCTGGCATTCTGCAGGGTCGTACCGCTTACAGGATGGTCGCGGAGGCGGGGGCACGGGTAACCAGCGATTTGCCCCCTTGAATTCTTGGCCGGATAATGCCAATACGGATAAGGGGCGGCGATTGCTCTGGCCTATTAAGAAAAAATACGGGAATAAAGTTTCCTGGGCGGATCTTATTATGCTGGCAGGTACCCTGGCCTATGAAATGGCGGGGTTAAAAATCTATGGTTTTGGTTTTGGACGCACCGACATCTGGCATCCCGAAAAAGATACCTACTGGGGTGCTGAAAAAGAGTGGCTGGCACCTTCTGACGAGCGCTATGAAGCCGTGGATAAACCAGATACCATGGAAAACCCACTCTCCGCCGTGCAGATGGGGTTGATCTATGTGAATCCCGAAGGTGTGAATGGAAAGCCAGATCCCCAGGCAACGGCAGATCAAGTACGAGAGACCTTCGCCCGCATGGCTATGAATGATGAAGAAACAGTGGCCCTGACCGCTGGTGGGCATACCATCGGGAAGTGCCATGGAGGCGAATCAGCAGATAATGTCGGTCCTGCGCCGGAAGATGCGGATATTACCGCCCAAGGAATGGGGTGGATGCCCAAAGAAAAACGGGGTATCGGGCGTAACGTCGTTGCAGGTGGCCCTGAGGGCGCCTGGACCACTGACCCCACCAAATGGGATATGGGCTTTTTTGAGATGCTTTTTGGCCATGAATGGGAACTCACCGTATCACCGGCAGGTGCCAAACAGTGGAAGCCGGTCGACATTAAAGAAGAAGACATGCCCACCGATCCCGAAGACCCCTCTATCCGGGTTATGCCGATGATGACCGATGCGGATATGGCCCTGAAAGTTGATCCCATCTACAACAAGATCTGTCAGAAATTTATGGCAGATCCGGAGTATTTCAGCGACTGTTTTGCCCGTGCCTGGTTTAAGTTAACCCACCGTGACCTTGGCCCTAAGAGCTGTTATTTCGGGCCTGATGTACCTGCGGAAGATTTGGTCTGGCAGGATCCGGTGCCAGCAGGAAATACCAGCTATGACATTGGCTACCTGAAAACCTTGATCGCTCAAAGTGGCCTGTCTGTTGCCGATATGGTGAGTACCGCCTGGGACAGCGCAAGGATCTTTCGCGGTTCGGATAAACGCGGTGGGGCAAACGGGGCCAGGATTCGTTTGGCTCCGCAAAAGGATTGGGAAGGCAATGAGCCAGAACGTTTGCAACGGGTGCTCTCGGTGTTGGAACCACTGGCTAGTCTGGTAGGTGCCTCACTTGCGGATACCATCGTGCTTGCAGGCAATGTGGGCGTTGAGATGGCCGCCAAAGCGGCTGGCATTCCAGTTGAAGTGCCATTTGCTCCAGGACGTGGCGATGCAACGGAGGCAATGACGGATGTGGACTCGTTTGCAGTCATGGAGCCGCTTGCCGATGGTTTCCGCAATTACATGCAAAAAGAATATATTCCGGCACCCGAGGAAATGCTTTTAGATCGAGCCCAGCTCATGGGGCTCACAGCTCCTGAAATGACCATCCTTGTTGGTGGTATGCGCGTTATGGGGACGAATTTTGGTGGCTCCAAACATGGTGTCTTCACTGAACGTGAAGGTGCATTGACCAACGATTTTTTTGTCACCCTGACGGATATGGCCTACATATGGGAACCCAAGGGGACAGCGGAATACGCGCTTGTTGATCGGGTGACTGGGCAGACAAAATACACGGCCACCCGTGTTGATTTGGTCTTTGGCTCAAATTCAATCCTCCGCGCCTATGCCGAGGTCTATGCCCAGGACGATTATTCACCGAAATTTGTCCAAAATTTTGTGGATGCTTGGGTAAAGGTCATGAATGCAGATCGTTTTGATCTCAGGCGTTAA